From one Callithrix jacchus isolate 240 chromosome 2, calJac240_pri, whole genome shotgun sequence genomic stretch:
- the SMIM15 gene encoding small integral membrane protein 15 gives MKMFDIKAWAEYVVEWAAKDPYGFLTTVILALTPLFLASAVLSWKLAKMIEAREKEQKKKQKRQENIAKAKRLKKD, from the coding sequence ATGAAGATGTTTGATATAAAGGCTTGGGCTGAGTATGTTGTGGAATGGGCTGCAAAGGACCCATATGGCTTCCTTACCACTGTTATTTTGGCCCTTACTCCACTGTTCCTAGCAAGTGCTGTACTGTCTtggaaattggccaaaatgattGAGGCCAGGGAGAAggagcaaaagaagaaacaaaaacgcCAAGAAAACATTGCAAAAGCGAAACGACTAAAAAAGGATTGA